From the Prunus dulcis chromosome 4, ALMONDv2, whole genome shotgun sequence genome, one window contains:
- the LOC117625957 gene encoding copper-transporting ATPase HMA4-like isoform X2 — MDSNNLDGGVDAKGMDDLKEPLLKPLDINNKDKRIRTVKFKIGDIECASCATTIESVLGKLDGVKNATVSPIQGQAAVNYIPELITAKKIKEAIEDAGFPVDEFPEQDVAVTRLRIKGMACTSCSESVESALRMIAGVKNAVVGLALEEAKVHFDPSLTDTSCIIQAIEDAGFGADLISSGNDVNKVHLKLEGVNSPEDMSIVQSSLESVEGVNNVEVVFTEKKVAIAYDSNLTGPRSLIHCVEKASRDLKLYQASLYVPPRRREAEQKHEIQMYRNQFFLSCLFSVPIFFFSMVLPMLPPYGNWLEYKVHNTLTVGMLLRWILCTPVQFIVGRRFYVGSYHALRRRSANMDVLVALGTNVAYFYSVYIAMKALALDKFEGQDFFETSSMLISFILLGKFLEVIAKGKTSDALAKLTDLAPDTAYLLSLDDDGNVISEMEISTQLIQRNDILKIVPGAKVPADGIVVSGQSYVNESMITGEARPIAKRLGDKVIGGTINENGCLQVKATHVGAETALSQIVQLVEAAQLARAPVQKLADKISKFFVPTVVIAAFLTWLGWFIPGEFGLYPKHWIPKGMDKFELALQFGISVLVVACPCALGLATPTAVMVATGKGASQGVLIKGGNSLEKAHKVKTVVFDKTGTLTVGKPEVVSAVLFSNYSMEEFCAVATAAEANSEHPIAKSIVEHAKRLLTKFGSTEHVMEAKDFEVHTGAGVRGRVGDKMVLVGNKRLMRDCNVQVRPEVEEYVSENEKLARTCVLVAIDGKVAGSFAVTDPVKPEAARVISYLHSMSISSIMVTGDNWATAAAIAKEVGIDKVFAETDPLGKADRIKELQLKGLTVAMVGDGINDSPALVAADVGMAIGAGTDVAIEAADIVLMKSNLEDVVTAIHLSRKTMSRIRLNYVWALGYNILGMPIAAGVLFPFTGIRLPPWLAGACMAASSLSVVCSSLLLQSYKKPLHISAKSA; from the exons ATGGACTCGAACAATTTGGATGGTGGAGTGGATGCTAAAGGGATGGATGATCTGAAGGAGCCTCTGTTGAAGCCTTTGGATATTAATAACAAAGATAAAAGGATTAGAACAGTTAAGTTCAAAATAGGGGATATCGAGTGTGCATCTTGTGCAACTACCATTGAATCTGTGCTCGGAAAGCTTGATGGGGTCAAGAATGCAACAGTGTCGCCCATTCAAGGCCAAGCTGCAGTCAATTATATACCAGAGCTCATTACT gcaaaaaaaattaaggaagcCATAGAAGATGCAGGTTTCCCAGTTGATGAGTTTCCAGAACAAGACGTAGCAGTCACCCGGCTTAGGATAAAAGGAATGGCATGCACCAGCTGCTCGGAGTCTGTTGAATCTGCCCTTCGAATGATTGCTGGAGTGAAAAATGCAGTTGTTGGTCTAGCCCTTGAAGAAGCAAAGGTTCACTTTGATCCAAGCCTCACTGACACCAGTTGCATTATTCAAGCAATTGAAGATGCTGGCTTTGGAGCTGATCTCATTAGTTCTGGGAATGATGTAAACAAAGTTCATCTAAAACTTGAAGGAGTTAATTCTCCGGAGGATATGAGTATTGTCCAATCCTCCCTTGAATCAGTTGAAGGTGTAAATAATGTTGAAGTGGTTTTCACAGAAAAAAAGGTGGCTATTGCCTACGATTCAAACCTCACAGGTCCAAGATCTCTTATACACTGTGTCGAAAAAGCCAGCCGTGACCTCAAATTGTACCAGGCAAGCTTGTATGTCCCTCCAAGACGAAGAGAAGCTGAGCAGAAACATGAGATTCAGATGTACAGGAACCAGTTTTTCCTGAGCTGCCTATTTTCAGTTCCTATATTCTTTTTCTCAATGGTTCTTCCTATGCTTCCTCCATATGGTAACTGGTTAGAATACAAGGTTCACAACACGCTTACTGTAGGGATGCTTTTAAGATGGATTCTTTGCACACCAGTGCAGTTCATTGTCGGCCGGAG GTTTTATGTGGGATCGTATCATGCATTAAGACGTAGATCAGCTAATATGGATGTTCTTGTTGCACTGGGAACCAACGTTGCTTATTTTTACTCTGTCTATATAGCAATGAAAGCATTGGCTTTGGATAAATTTGAAGGGCAAGATTTCTTTGAAACTAGTTCTATGTTGATATCCTTTATACTCTTGGGGAAGTTCTTAGAAGTTATAGCTAAAGGGAAGACATCCGATGCTTTAGCGAAGCTGACTGACCTTGCTCCTGATACAGCTTATCTGTTGTCATTGGATGATGATGGAAATGTTATCTCCGAGATGGAAATTAGCACTCAACTTATTCAAAGAAATGATATACTTAAGATTGTTCCAGGGGCAAAAGTTCCTGCTGATGGGATTGTAGTTAGTGGTCAAAGCTATGTGAATGAGAGTATGATTACAGGAGAGGCACGGCCTATTGCTAAAAGACTTGGTGACAAG GTTATTGGTGGCACCATCAATGAGAATGGTTGCTTACAGGTGAAGGCAACTCACGTTGGTGCAGAGACTGCACTGTCCCAGATAGTTCAACTTGTTGAAGCAGCGCAGCTTGCCAGAGCACCTGTTCAGAAACTAGCTGACAAGATTTCGAAGTTTTTTGTTCCAACA GTAGTCATTGCCGCATTTTTAACATGGCTGGGATGGTTCATCCCTGGAGAATTTGGTCTTTACCCAAAACATTGGATACCAAAAGGCATGGATAAATTTGAGCTGGCATTACAGTTTGGTATCTCGGTGCTAGTGGTTGCTTGCCCTTGTGCTTTGGGATTAGCAACCCCTACTGCAGTAATGGTTGCAACAGGGAAGGGTGCTTCACAAGGTGTTCTCATCAAGGGTGGAAATTCACTTGAAAAGGCTCATAAG GTGAAAACAGTTGTTTTTGATAAAACTGGGACACTGACAGTTGGGAAACCAGAAGTAGTCAGTGCTGTGCTCTTTTCCAATTACTCAATGGAGGAGTTCTGTGCTGTGGCGACTGCTGCAGAG GCAAATAGTGAACACCCAATAGCAAAATCCATTGTGGAGCATGCTAAGAGGCTGCTCACGAAGTTTGGATCAACTGAGCATGTGATGGAGGCTAAGGACTTTGAGGTACACACAGGAGCTGGGGTTCGGGGAAGAGTTGGTGACAAAATGGTTTTGGTTGGGAACAAGAGGCTCATGCGGGATTGTAATGTCCAGGTTCGTCCTGAGGTTGAGGAATATGTTtcggaaaatgaaaaactggCTCGAACTTGTGTGTTGGTTGCCATTGATGGAAAGGTTGCTGGATCTTTTGCTGTAACTGATCCAGTGAAGCCAGAGGCTGCGCGAGTCATCTCTTATCTTCACTCAATGAGCATTTCAAGCATCATGGTTACTGGTGATAACTGGGCTACAGCAGCAGCTATTGCAAAGGAGGTTGGCATTGACAAGGTGTTTGCTGAGACAGATCCACTGGGAAAAGCTGATAGAATCAAAGAGTTACAG TTGAAAGGACTGACAGTGGCAATGGTGGGAGATGGAATCAATGACTCTCCAGCTTTGGTTGCAGCAGATGTTGGGATGGCAATTGGTGCTGGTACCGACGTAGCTATCGAAGCAGCAGATATAGTTCTGATGAAGAGCAATTTGGAAGATGTAGTTACAGCCATACATCTCTCTAGAAAGACCATGTCTCGTATTCGTTTGAATTATGTCTGGGCCTTGGGCTACAATATCCTTGGCATGCCAATTGCTGCTGGAGTCTTGTTCCCTTTTACTGGAATTCGATTACCACCATGGCTTGCAGGTGCCTGTATGGCTGCTTCATCTCTAAGTGTGGTATGTTCTTCTCTCCTGTTGCAGTCTTATAAGAAGCCTTTGCATATCTCTGCCAAGTCTGCATGA
- the LOC117625957 gene encoding copper-transporting ATPase HMA4-like isoform X1, whose protein sequence is MKFFLGLMDSNNLDGGVDAKGMDDLKEPLLKPLDINNKDKRIRTVKFKIGDIECASCATTIESVLGKLDGVKNATVSPIQGQAAVNYIPELITAKKIKEAIEDAGFPVDEFPEQDVAVTRLRIKGMACTSCSESVESALRMIAGVKNAVVGLALEEAKVHFDPSLTDTSCIIQAIEDAGFGADLISSGNDVNKVHLKLEGVNSPEDMSIVQSSLESVEGVNNVEVVFTEKKVAIAYDSNLTGPRSLIHCVEKASRDLKLYQASLYVPPRRREAEQKHEIQMYRNQFFLSCLFSVPIFFFSMVLPMLPPYGNWLEYKVHNTLTVGMLLRWILCTPVQFIVGRRFYVGSYHALRRRSANMDVLVALGTNVAYFYSVYIAMKALALDKFEGQDFFETSSMLISFILLGKFLEVIAKGKTSDALAKLTDLAPDTAYLLSLDDDGNVISEMEISTQLIQRNDILKIVPGAKVPADGIVVSGQSYVNESMITGEARPIAKRLGDKVIGGTINENGCLQVKATHVGAETALSQIVQLVEAAQLARAPVQKLADKISKFFVPTVVIAAFLTWLGWFIPGEFGLYPKHWIPKGMDKFELALQFGISVLVVACPCALGLATPTAVMVATGKGASQGVLIKGGNSLEKAHKVKTVVFDKTGTLTVGKPEVVSAVLFSNYSMEEFCAVATAAEANSEHPIAKSIVEHAKRLLTKFGSTEHVMEAKDFEVHTGAGVRGRVGDKMVLVGNKRLMRDCNVQVRPEVEEYVSENEKLARTCVLVAIDGKVAGSFAVTDPVKPEAARVISYLHSMSISSIMVTGDNWATAAAIAKEVGIDKVFAETDPLGKADRIKELQLKGLTVAMVGDGINDSPALVAADVGMAIGAGTDVAIEAADIVLMKSNLEDVVTAIHLSRKTMSRIRLNYVWALGYNILGMPIAAGVLFPFTGIRLPPWLAGACMAASSLSVVCSSLLLQSYKKPLHISAKSA, encoded by the exons atgaaattttttttag GTTTGATGGACTCGAACAATTTGGATGGTGGAGTGGATGCTAAAGGGATGGATGATCTGAAGGAGCCTCTGTTGAAGCCTTTGGATATTAATAACAAAGATAAAAGGATTAGAACAGTTAAGTTCAAAATAGGGGATATCGAGTGTGCATCTTGTGCAACTACCATTGAATCTGTGCTCGGAAAGCTTGATGGGGTCAAGAATGCAACAGTGTCGCCCATTCAAGGCCAAGCTGCAGTCAATTATATACCAGAGCTCATTACT gcaaaaaaaattaaggaagcCATAGAAGATGCAGGTTTCCCAGTTGATGAGTTTCCAGAACAAGACGTAGCAGTCACCCGGCTTAGGATAAAAGGAATGGCATGCACCAGCTGCTCGGAGTCTGTTGAATCTGCCCTTCGAATGATTGCTGGAGTGAAAAATGCAGTTGTTGGTCTAGCCCTTGAAGAAGCAAAGGTTCACTTTGATCCAAGCCTCACTGACACCAGTTGCATTATTCAAGCAATTGAAGATGCTGGCTTTGGAGCTGATCTCATTAGTTCTGGGAATGATGTAAACAAAGTTCATCTAAAACTTGAAGGAGTTAATTCTCCGGAGGATATGAGTATTGTCCAATCCTCCCTTGAATCAGTTGAAGGTGTAAATAATGTTGAAGTGGTTTTCACAGAAAAAAAGGTGGCTATTGCCTACGATTCAAACCTCACAGGTCCAAGATCTCTTATACACTGTGTCGAAAAAGCCAGCCGTGACCTCAAATTGTACCAGGCAAGCTTGTATGTCCCTCCAAGACGAAGAGAAGCTGAGCAGAAACATGAGATTCAGATGTACAGGAACCAGTTTTTCCTGAGCTGCCTATTTTCAGTTCCTATATTCTTTTTCTCAATGGTTCTTCCTATGCTTCCTCCATATGGTAACTGGTTAGAATACAAGGTTCACAACACGCTTACTGTAGGGATGCTTTTAAGATGGATTCTTTGCACACCAGTGCAGTTCATTGTCGGCCGGAG GTTTTATGTGGGATCGTATCATGCATTAAGACGTAGATCAGCTAATATGGATGTTCTTGTTGCACTGGGAACCAACGTTGCTTATTTTTACTCTGTCTATATAGCAATGAAAGCATTGGCTTTGGATAAATTTGAAGGGCAAGATTTCTTTGAAACTAGTTCTATGTTGATATCCTTTATACTCTTGGGGAAGTTCTTAGAAGTTATAGCTAAAGGGAAGACATCCGATGCTTTAGCGAAGCTGACTGACCTTGCTCCTGATACAGCTTATCTGTTGTCATTGGATGATGATGGAAATGTTATCTCCGAGATGGAAATTAGCACTCAACTTATTCAAAGAAATGATATACTTAAGATTGTTCCAGGGGCAAAAGTTCCTGCTGATGGGATTGTAGTTAGTGGTCAAAGCTATGTGAATGAGAGTATGATTACAGGAGAGGCACGGCCTATTGCTAAAAGACTTGGTGACAAG GTTATTGGTGGCACCATCAATGAGAATGGTTGCTTACAGGTGAAGGCAACTCACGTTGGTGCAGAGACTGCACTGTCCCAGATAGTTCAACTTGTTGAAGCAGCGCAGCTTGCCAGAGCACCTGTTCAGAAACTAGCTGACAAGATTTCGAAGTTTTTTGTTCCAACA GTAGTCATTGCCGCATTTTTAACATGGCTGGGATGGTTCATCCCTGGAGAATTTGGTCTTTACCCAAAACATTGGATACCAAAAGGCATGGATAAATTTGAGCTGGCATTACAGTTTGGTATCTCGGTGCTAGTGGTTGCTTGCCCTTGTGCTTTGGGATTAGCAACCCCTACTGCAGTAATGGTTGCAACAGGGAAGGGTGCTTCACAAGGTGTTCTCATCAAGGGTGGAAATTCACTTGAAAAGGCTCATAAG GTGAAAACAGTTGTTTTTGATAAAACTGGGACACTGACAGTTGGGAAACCAGAAGTAGTCAGTGCTGTGCTCTTTTCCAATTACTCAATGGAGGAGTTCTGTGCTGTGGCGACTGCTGCAGAG GCAAATAGTGAACACCCAATAGCAAAATCCATTGTGGAGCATGCTAAGAGGCTGCTCACGAAGTTTGGATCAACTGAGCATGTGATGGAGGCTAAGGACTTTGAGGTACACACAGGAGCTGGGGTTCGGGGAAGAGTTGGTGACAAAATGGTTTTGGTTGGGAACAAGAGGCTCATGCGGGATTGTAATGTCCAGGTTCGTCCTGAGGTTGAGGAATATGTTtcggaaaatgaaaaactggCTCGAACTTGTGTGTTGGTTGCCATTGATGGAAAGGTTGCTGGATCTTTTGCTGTAACTGATCCAGTGAAGCCAGAGGCTGCGCGAGTCATCTCTTATCTTCACTCAATGAGCATTTCAAGCATCATGGTTACTGGTGATAACTGGGCTACAGCAGCAGCTATTGCAAAGGAGGTTGGCATTGACAAGGTGTTTGCTGAGACAGATCCACTGGGAAAAGCTGATAGAATCAAAGAGTTACAG TTGAAAGGACTGACAGTGGCAATGGTGGGAGATGGAATCAATGACTCTCCAGCTTTGGTTGCAGCAGATGTTGGGATGGCAATTGGTGCTGGTACCGACGTAGCTATCGAAGCAGCAGATATAGTTCTGATGAAGAGCAATTTGGAAGATGTAGTTACAGCCATACATCTCTCTAGAAAGACCATGTCTCGTATTCGTTTGAATTATGTCTGGGCCTTGGGCTACAATATCCTTGGCATGCCAATTGCTGCTGGAGTCTTGTTCCCTTTTACTGGAATTCGATTACCACCATGGCTTGCAGGTGCCTGTATGGCTGCTTCATCTCTAAGTGTGGTATGTTCTTCTCTCCTGTTGCAGTCTTATAAGAAGCCTTTGCATATCTCTGCCAAGTCTGCATGA